From Plasmodium chabaudi chabaudi strain AS genome assembly, chromosome: 12, the proteins below share one genomic window:
- a CDS encoding serine/arginine-rich splicing factor 1, putative (term=annotation;date=20101007;qualifier=added_gene_name=SR1;qualifier=removed_product=splicing factor, putative;qualifier=added_product=pre-mrna-splicing factor, putative;curatorName=ucb@sanger.ac.uk;~term=annotation;date=20150327;qualifier=removed_product=pre-mRNA-splicing factor, putative;qualifier=added_product=serine/arginine-rich splicing factor 1, putative;qualifier=added_literature=pmid:20870716;qualifier=added_literature=pmid:25807998;curatorName=ucb@sanger.ac.uk;~;query 293-293;GPI_cleavage_site_score=1.72;~pfam_scan;Pfam:PF00076.18; E()=3.6E-16;score=58.6;query 10-77;description=RRM_1;~pfam_scan;Pfam:PF00076.18; E()=3.9E-9;score=36.1;query 113-172;description=RRM_1;~iprscan;InterPro:IPR000504 : RNA recognition motif, RNP-1;Prosite:PS50102; score=15.562;query 8-83;description=RNA recognition motif domain;~iprscan;InterPro:IPR000504 : RNA recognition motif, RNP-1;Pfam:PF00076; score=3.9E-16;query 10-77;description=RNA recognition motif domain;~iprscan;InterPro:IPR000504 : RNA recognition motif, RNP-1;SMART:SM00360; score=0.0037;query 110-181;description=RNA recognition motif domain;~iprscan;InterPro:IPR000504 : RNA recognition motif, RNP-1;Pfam:PF00076; score=4.3E-9;query 113-172;description=RNA recognition motif domain;~iprscan;InterPro:IPR000504 : RNA recognition motif, RNP-1;SMART:SM00360; score=5.8E-20;query 9-79;description=RNA recognition motif domain;~iprscan;InterPro:IPR000504 : RNA recognition motif, RNP-1;Prosite:PS50102; score=9.917;query 109-183;description=RNA recognition motif domain;~iprscan;InterPro:IPR035979 : RNA-binding domain superfamily;Superfamily:SSF54928; score=8.19E-31;query 8-170;description=RNA-binding domain superfamily) → MAIRDSVSRIYVGNLPSHVTSRDVENEFRKFGTILKCDVKKTVSGAAFAFIEFEDARDAADAIKEKDGCDFGGNKLRVEVPFNARDNGKYSSRGRGMMGRGSKSRRGRYVVEVSGLPLSGSWQDLKDHLREAGECGHADVFKNGTGEVSFFHKEDMLEAIEKFNGSTFRSHEGEKAKITIRQKKTSWRRDDGYGRYGDRNRSYSSRSYSRSDKRRSYSRSRSYSSRSYSRSRSRSRSRSRSRSRTSSSRSRSMDRRRDAYDKKRSYSRSSSYQARRRNNRSISKSGSRSISRSGSRSASRSSSWSHKRRH, encoded by the exons atggcGATACGTGATAGTGTTTCAAGAATATATGTTGGTAATTTACCATCACATGTTACATCTAGAGATGtagaaaatgaatttaGGAAATTTGGtacaatattaaaatgtgaCGTTAAAAAAACAGTATCAGGGGCTGCATTTGCATTTATAGAATTTGAAGATGCACGAGATGCAGCAGATgcaattaaagaaaaagatgGATGTGATTTTGGTGGAAATAAATTACGAGTTGAAGTTCCATTTAATGCTAGAGACAATGGAAAGTATAGTTCAAGAGGTAGAGGAATGATGGGAAGAGGATCAAAATCAAGAAGAGGCCGATATGTTGTAGag GTTTCTGGATTACCCCTTTCAGGTAGTTGGCAAGATTTAAAAGATCATCTTAGAGAAGCAGGGGAATGTGGGCATGCagatgtttttaaaaatggtaCAGGTGAAGTTtccttttttcataaagAAGATATGCTTGAAGCTATTGAAAAATTCAACGGATCAACATTTAGATCCCACGAAGGAGAAAAGgcaaaaataacaatacgtcaaaaaaaaacatcatGGAGACGAGATGATGGATATGGTAGATATGGTGATAGAAATAGAAGCTATTCAAGCCGAAGTTATTCAAGAAGTGATAAGAGAAGATCTTATTCAAGAAGCAGAAGCTACAGTAGCAGGAGCTATAGTAGAAGCAGGAGTCGAAGCAGAAGCCGTAGCCGAAGTAGAAGTAGAACATCTAGTAGTAGAAGCAGAAGCATGGATAGAAGAAGAGATGCATatgacaaaaaaagaagCTACTCTAGAAGCTCATCTTATCAAGCTAGAAGAAGAAATAATAGATCCATATCAAAATCAGGATCTAGATCTATTTCTAGATCAGGTTCACGATCTGCTTCAAGATCTTCATCATGGTCTCATAAAAGAAGACATTAG